From the Desulforegula conservatrix Mb1Pa genome, one window contains:
- a CDS encoding CPBP family intramembrane glutamic endopeptidase produces MEKQKKSVGSGFLAASLTIIFFWEYAFYLIARHSGLADSVAMEMRLTFLLRLVEAVSFFLAAYFFSGLTNIGLERIKLFPGFKSGIVWSIVFGVVALIGIFILWATGTVVFKYFRIDFVKKPEDIFWFYLAAGLSGPIAEELFFRGIVFGCLRRYGFFTAAVLSTFFFVFAHSSVSVPVTQLIGGLVFCFFYEKTGSLVTPIIIHVTGNMAIFTIGIFQGIMT; encoded by the coding sequence ATGGAAAAACAGAAAAAATCAGTAGGCTCTGGTTTTCTTGCCGCGTCACTAACCATTATTTTTTTCTGGGAATATGCTTTTTATCTGATTGCCAGGCATTCAGGCCTTGCCGATAGCGTTGCCATGGAAATGAGGCTTACATTTTTACTCCGTCTGGTCGAAGCTGTTTCTTTTTTTCTTGCCGCTTATTTTTTTTCTGGCCTTACAAACATAGGTTTAGAAAGGATAAAACTGTTTCCAGGATTTAAATCAGGAATAGTCTGGTCAATTGTTTTCGGAGTTGTGGCTCTTATCGGGATCTTTATTCTATGGGCCACAGGAACAGTCGTTTTTAAATATTTCAGAATAGATTTTGTAAAAAAGCCCGAAGATATTTTCTGGTTTTATTTGGCAGCCGGACTATCCGGGCCAATTGCCGAAGAGCTTTTTTTCAGGGGCATTGTTTTTGGATGTCTGAGGCGCTACGGGTTTTTTACAGCTGCCGTGTTAAGCACGTTTTTTTTTGTATTTGCCCATTCTTCTGTGAGTGTTCCCGTAACCCAGCTTATCGGCGGACTGGTTTTCTGCTTTTTTTATGAAAAGACAGGGTCGCTTGTGACGCCGATAATAATTCATGTGACAGGCAATATGGCTATTTTTACAATCGGAATATTCCAAGGGATAATGACGTAA